The DNA window GGACAACATATTGGGCAAGTTCGATAGCAAAACGAAACGCAACAATCTACAAGGGCCTCGCAGAGTAGATGAAGGCTAAAAACATGAGCAAGACCGGagatcaaataaaaaccaagttgagaatgctaaaaaaaaaaacgtatttttatGTGAAGAGCAGTAATGCAGTCTGTGGGGCAGCAAGGAAGACGTGCGCCCACTTTGACGAGCTTGAGGACATGTACATATGGCACTCGCCCTGTGTTTCAGGCTGTAGGAGTGGACACCTCATAGAATGGATTTGTGGGCATCGGCGGTTTCGATGACCTAGCCAATGAGGTGTTCAACGAAGTATCCATGCCTAGGAGCCGCCAAACTTCTAGtaagcatattaattttcattgaGGGTAATATTAAATGATTTCACTTGGTTTTCAAACAAGGCAAACGTCGTGCAGATGATTCAGAAGATGTCAGACGACAACAAGGAGGCCTTGGACAGGCTGGAGGTGCAGAACCAGGAGTTTCTGGAGGCTCAACGCGAAATAGATGCCTCCTTTGTGCAGAGCATGCGCGAAGTTCTGGCGGAGGATCGGTCCGAGACCCAGAGATTCATGCGTGAATTCTTTAACTCCAATTAAAGcttaaatacattaaaacaaaacttaCATATATTCTTTTGGCCAGGCACCTCCAGCGTCCTTTAAGTCTACCAAAGGCATTCTCCACCACAATTCTGCCCTATCTAAGGTAGCAGTTCCTGTGGTGTTAGGTGTCCAGTGTACGGTTTCAGAAGCCACGGTAGCAAAGGGTATGCAGGATCTCCTTGGATAATAAAGGGAATTTCTTTGTTGTCCACCAGTTTTATAAATTCCGGAATATTTAGGATATGGTTCTCGAAAATTCCTGACTCTTTAAAGACCGTTGCGTCGTGAACACTTCCCGGAAATTTAATGCTGACGTCTCTAaacctaaaaataaataatgtttagaaaaacaaccaatatctatatatgtacatatttacAAGTAATTGTTGTCGATTTCCATCCCTTTCTATTTACGAAATCCATGTATCCAATCTTTGGGGCCTTAACAGAAATGTGTGTTCCTGAATAATTCATATATAGCGtttataatttgtaattaacaTTCTAGAAGGCATTTTACCGTCAATAGCTCCAATCACGTTAGGAATGTGATTTTTTCAAATGCACCTGCATTTTGAATGCATTTATCCAGTTTTGGGAATGAAATTAATGCACTCGTAAAATTCAATATCGCTTTAACAACAATATGAAAGTACTTGTGCACTGTACTTTTATGTTCTCCAAATACATCTCCAATCACTCGATACTCGGCAGGTCGCCAGTTTGTATACGGCGATCGCCACTTGTTTCTCCAAGGGAACAGGAATGGTAGAAACATGTTTTGTATCGGTAAGAGGGGTCGTAGCAATTCGCACAATTCAAAAAATGAAGTCTTTGACATTAGTAAGTTTTCAAAAAaccaattttcattttttggccTTGCACTAGTGCCCAAAAAGCATTGCTTCTTGGCCTGCTCTTAAATTTTTGCACTCTAGGTGTCCTCAGGCTGAAAGTCGCGGTTGCAGCCGCGTACGTCAGCATCCGGTGACTTCTGGCTACCAAAAACCGCCTTGCTTTTAATAAAGCCATCGACCTTCTGTGCCTCCACTCAGTAACTTTCGCAATTAATTTTCCGGTACTTATTTGCCGATTGTAAATGAAGAATTTAAGTTTATCCATTGCGTTTGGTAGgtttacattttgttaaaGTGTGACCAGACTTAAGAACCAAATTTTACACGTCTGGCATCTCTACTGAAATCAAATCACGAAATGATATGTGTCGTAAAACAGGGGTTATTTCTATATCGCGCTTTTGAGAAATCGTGATTCCTATCGTATAAACATAGTATATAATTTCAGCCTGAAAGCGTGAATTTGTGGTGCGCAACCAACTTAACGCTATGCAGACCAGGTGGTGATTCGTATCGTATAAACATAGTaatagtttctgagatctcagcgtttatacggacggacggacagatggtcagacggacatggctagatctactcggctagtgatcctgattaagGATATATATACtgtatggggtcggaaacgctcctttaacctgttacatactttcagATGAATCCAGTATACCCATTTACTCAgcaagtaacgggtatacaTAGAAAGACATTTATTGGTATCAAAGAGACCCTTAATAATACGATTTTTATAcaatgtagcatacttttgacACCCAATTAGGGTCAAATTGATCCCAAAATGTGATCCTAGATTAAGtgttattttcaatttcaattgacACAATTTTTCTCGGCCATTTGAGCTCTCGGCGAGCGTTCGCTTCTGCAACAAAATTGAGGCGCAACAACtcataaaatctaaaaaaaattctttaaaaaaacttaagTGTTTgacattcaaaaaattaaacctAACCATTTGGGCCATAGAACTATCTAAAAATCATCTTGATCGGAGAagcagttttttatttttaaaacccaAAAGATCATTTTAACTATGGGGttttgaaatgaaaaaaaaaaaataattttgcatttttcaaaCGAAtgttttggtaaaaaaaaagttaagcattaaaaaaaaacaaaaattttatttttgttcgtaaatattattttcttcgttattattttgaagCTGTTTAGGGACACTCTAGGGTTAGACCCACAATGCAATACTGTGTACAAATTTGCATGCTTAAGCTTCTATGGTTTGAGCTGTGGGTGTATCCCCTtagttttcgttttttatttttttgtagtttccTCAAGAGGCTTGTTTCACAATGCAAATGTTGAACTcttatatttgaattttaaaatttttacaatttttataagagTTGTCTTTAAATTTTCCCACTCATGCTAGTTAATAATTATATCAATTGCACTAATAATGCAACGAAATAGTATCAGCAGTGAATCAATTTGTATAAAACTTTTCTATAAGTGTTCTCTTTAAATTTTCGGAGAATGCCAATACATATTATAAGGCGTAAAAATCAAACAATACTTTtgtacatacattttttttccagCTTTAAAACTTTAGGAGCCACCGTTTTGGCCGGATTGTCAGCGTTGTAGTTGGTCTGAAACATTTGCGTAAAAAACTTGCGTTGTGGGCTAAGCTAAGGAATTCTAACtctctagctcttatagtttttaCAAGTTAGTTATTTACAAGAGCAATAAATGTCAGTTACACATTTTTGTCTATGTTGGCACAAATCTTCAGTAATTTACAAGATCAGAGGGtaagatattatattatttgtagCTATTTTCTAGTCAAATTAGCGGGATTTAAATTCAGAGAGAgttttttggacaaaaaaatgtacaaaaagaCTTAGAAGAGACGCGCACACTTTACGGTTGCGGCGCGGCACGGAGCGGTTTTTAGAGAGAACAGTTTGCATGTAATTAAATGGAAGCCCGCACACTGACGTCTGAGTGCGACGCAGCGTGTCACCGCGTGAATGCTCGAGGAAGCATTCGAGCGGCGTTTTCCGCGCCgatatcttttattttcagaatCCCTATAATAAAGAACCGCTTTTTCGTTGTAGTGTGAGCGAAGATGGGTAAAGAAGAAATCAGCATCCTGACATGCGCTACAGATGACTTCTAAGCTGTCCCTTAGACTCCCTTTTTTCTATAAAAGTTTGAGTTGGGTTTCGACATGCAGATTCTAGAGATCCTTGCGCAACCCTACTTTAGCATTTTTTGTCTACTCTTTTCATATAAGGCGTAAAGGAGACGTAAATTTTTTTGTGGTGTTCGATTTGAAATAGCGATTGTGTTTCatctttttaaatatcttttccAAAGCCTATAGCTTTCTCTCTTCTTGCGGATTGTTTTTGGAATAACACTTGAAAGATCGATTACAAGTAAGGTGTCATTCGAgtatttacaataaaaataaaactaggTTAAAAAAGTCCCCGCCGGCcttcacaaataatttattaaggGTTTATATAAATGCATTTATAACGAAACTCAAAATCTGACTATGCATTGAAAGGTTATAAGCAAATTAGGAAATCGACGCCAGGTGGCGCCGTTGCAGGGTGTGCAATTGTGAGCAGTCACTTTGCGGCTTTTTTCCATCTCTGTCGCACTCCTTCAGCTGAGTAAGCATTGACCATTGCGTTCTCTTTTGTTACGTTTCCATTACTCTGTGGCCAAACATTTACAAAATCAACTCATTGAACATAATAGTACGCATTTCTACTTATGGCGGAGCAGGTGTCAAACATTTATGTTGCACCGCCTGGGCCAATCTAATCGAAAGCATAATTGTAattcgatttattttgccTGCGGTGCCCATCGGGGTCGTACAAATAATGAATGCTGATTACAGCGATTGCGCCTCAGTCTAGTGCGACTGATAAGATAGCCGACAAAAGATACAAAGCGGGGTAACTTGCTCACTTTCAGCGAGGTTGTGACTCATGCATCGACATAGACCCCGTAGTCGATCAGCATTTTCAAAAGGTTTGTGAAGCCCGCAAAAAGCTTGAAAATACTTAAGGCCTTGGAAACATGCTCAGCGTTCTTTTGAGGTGTAAGTGACATTGTGACACCAGATCCCTTGAGTGCGTAACATCTTAATTTCGTCAAAATGTATTTTGGTGTATCGCAAAGCCAATGGCTTAGGGGACTACGAAAGCTTCGCCAGATGTTTTGGAGCCACCAGCTGTTACCAAAAAACTCCGCTCTCAGACTCATTCGCCAACTTGCGCCAATGGCGCTCTCGCCTCACCGTTGGCCACGGGAGTACTAGCGGAGCGGCACAAGCTTTGGCCAGCGACGGGAAGTTTAGTTGATATTATTAAGCGAAGTGACGGCAACGTTGTCGCAGCGTTTCTTGTGGATCGCCGATCGTTTGGCGGTACAAAGAGCTTTACCGGGGCTCTACGTGTGAGTGTGAGGTGTCTTCAGTCTGGCTATTCCATTTCGCGTGGCACTTCTCCGTTTATTTCTTGGCAAACTCAATGCGTTGACGCGGTAGCTTCGGTTCTGCGACTTCCGTTAGATGCCGGACCGAGAAGTCAACAAAAATGCTGCTTGTCACACTCAAACGTGACAATTCCGCAGAGTGTTT is part of the Drosophila biarmipes strain raj3 chromosome 2R, RU_DBia_V1.1, whole genome shotgun sequence genome and encodes:
- the LOC122818156 gene encoding uncharacterized protein LOC122818156 → MEIDNNYLFRDVSIKFPGSVHDATVFKESGIFENHILNIPEFIKLVDNKEIPFIIQGDPAYPLLPWLLKPYTGHLTPQELLP